From Bacteroidota bacterium, the proteins below share one genomic window:
- a CDS encoding T9SS type A sorting domain-containing protein produces MLKLLRVLFIAVLATTLTTQAQTIQWSRTGLSEGYEYGNGIITDDSGYVYVVGQSEYGTDFGGGVSFYSAGQHDIFLCKYSPTGTLLWMRHAGGSDGDAGSAIGLDAQRNVYIVGEFETTCYFSPTDSITVGGANDSFIAKYDNNGNLQWVRRAGGSSDCRARGLAVDADGNSYWTGGFGGTSNFGGINITSSNGGQDCYIAKYNANGQAVWVRKGGGNRDDRGRGAMLDGQGNLYVVGSFGTSATFSGTTITSNSAQQGAFLAKYDTSGSLQWILPMGGCCDTIRAYSITRDNAGNIYTTGYFGSTMTLGSLSITSAGSWDIFFAKVDPNGNPIWLKRAGYIYEDFGQGLAYSPSRDEIYLSGQFDDRGVFDTLTVYGYGNRDFFVSCYDTSGRIKWVKKAGSPWRDAAFGVAVADNYGAVYATGFFNDTALFGGTTLYGNPLADFVVTQITLAQASQPTTATSNLALATGNCNDLTLRWTNGNGTRRLVVARQNGSVNALPIDGSYYTANSVFGLGSNLGSGNYVVYDGTDTTVTVTGLTVGERYFFAVIEYNGTGFTTNYLTTGYPQANQVANSFNFTVSTNTSQLCNGGSATLTASTASSYSWSPATGLSSTTSQIVTATPTVTTTYTVTGNDGSGCIAVAHVTITVGTQPTVILNTLNAVCTNSAAFALTTGTPTGGTYSGPGVSAGNFNPSAAGAGVHIITYTVNSGGCSGTDTATIRVNAAPVVSFAALAPACSNGSAVTLSGGSPAGGTYSGTGVSGSSFNPVTAGTGTFVLTYAYTDNNGCSGNDTSAITVNAAPTVSLGSFTAVCQNAGVQTLSGGSPAGGTYSGPGVSGTSFDPAVAGAGNHTITYAYTDAAGCSNSATATWRVNALPNVTLATLPNVCSNTPVLNLTGGSPAGGTYSGTGVSGSTFNPAVSGNGTFAITYTYTDNNGCTNSAQRNIVVNAAPSVTFSTINPVCLNASPVTLTGGSPAGGTYVGTGVSGGQFNPSVGIGTYSIQYLYTDMNGCTGSASQNVQVRPLPTVALATLPAQCSNSAPLTLTGGSPAGGTYSGTGVSGGAFDPSVSGTGTFNITYTYTDNNGCTNSAQRSITVNAAPVVSLGNDSTVCSSAVVQVNAGSGFVTYRWSNGATTQSINVDSSGTGIGVATVWVTVTNAANCSAQDTLLITFDACAGITPGPAVVPGVYVFPNPTTEEFIILTGQPVTVTIYDANGKLLFRKEQVEGRIEAGRDFAPGMYLVEVTNQTATKVVRAIKSAR; encoded by the coding sequence ATGCTTAAGCTGTTACGCGTCCTGTTTATTGCCGTTTTAGCCACCACACTTACGACCCAGGCGCAAACCATCCAATGGTCCCGAACCGGACTGTCCGAAGGATACGAGTACGGAAACGGTATCATCACCGACGACTCCGGTTATGTATATGTTGTCGGTCAGAGTGAATATGGAACCGACTTCGGCGGAGGCGTGTCCTTTTATTCCGCCGGCCAGCACGACATCTTCCTTTGTAAATACTCACCCACCGGTACCCTCCTCTGGATGCGACATGCCGGCGGAAGCGACGGCGATGCCGGCTCGGCCATCGGACTGGATGCGCAACGCAATGTGTACATCGTCGGTGAATTTGAAACGACCTGCTATTTCTCGCCTACCGACTCCATTACCGTCGGCGGCGCCAATGACTCGTTCATTGCGAAATATGATAACAATGGTAACCTTCAATGGGTTCGGCGAGCCGGTGGTTCCAGCGACTGCCGCGCGCGCGGACTTGCTGTTGATGCCGATGGTAACTCTTATTGGACCGGAGGCTTCGGCGGAACGTCCAATTTCGGCGGCATCAACATCACCAGTAGCAACGGTGGTCAAGACTGCTACATCGCAAAATACAACGCCAACGGTCAGGCCGTCTGGGTGCGGAAAGGCGGCGGAAACCGAGACGATCGCGGCCGTGGTGCCATGCTCGACGGACAGGGTAACCTCTACGTCGTAGGGTCTTTCGGAACAAGCGCCACCTTTAGTGGAACGACCATCACCAGCAACAGCGCGCAACAAGGCGCATTCCTGGCCAAGTACGACACCTCCGGATCACTGCAATGGATCCTTCCCATGGGCGGTTGTTGCGATACGATCCGCGCGTATTCGATTACCAGGGATAACGCGGGTAACATCTACACGACTGGCTACTTCGGATCTACGATGACGCTGGGTTCCCTGTCGATCACTTCCGCAGGTAGCTGGGACATCTTCTTTGCGAAGGTTGACCCCAACGGAAATCCCATCTGGCTCAAGCGCGCCGGTTATATCTACGAAGATTTCGGCCAGGGTCTGGCGTATAGTCCTTCCCGCGATGAGATCTACCTATCAGGGCAGTTCGACGACCGCGGCGTTTTCGATACGTTGACGGTCTATGGCTACGGCAACCGCGATTTCTTTGTCTCCTGTTACGATACCAGCGGACGCATCAAATGGGTGAAGAAAGCCGGCAGCCCCTGGCGCGATGCCGCGTTCGGAGTCGCCGTCGCGGATAATTATGGTGCTGTCTATGCTACGGGCTTCTTCAACGATACCGCGCTTTTCGGCGGCACAACGTTATACGGAAACCCGCTGGCCGATTTCGTGGTGACCCAGATCACCCTGGCACAGGCCAGTCAGCCGACTACGGCAACCAGCAATCTTGCGCTTGCTACCGGTAACTGCAATGACCTTACCCTGCGCTGGACCAACGGCAATGGAACCCGACGACTTGTTGTTGCCCGACAGAATGGCTCGGTGAACGCGCTTCCGATCGATGGAAGTTATTACACGGCCAACAGCGTATTCGGATTGGGGAGCAATTTGGGCTCGGGAAATTATGTCGTCTATGACGGAACCGATACAACAGTCACTGTAACCGGCCTGACGGTCGGAGAACGCTACTTCTTCGCCGTCATCGAATACAACGGCACCGGCTTTACAACGAATTACCTCACGACCGGCTACCCGCAAGCCAACCAGGTCGCCAACAGTTTCAACTTCACGGTTTCGACCAATACGTCGCAACTTTGCAACGGAGGATCGGCTACCCTCACCGCCAGCACCGCGTCCAGTTATTCCTGGTCGCCAGCAACGGGTTTGTCCTCTACCACTTCGCAGATCGTCACCGCCACCCCTACGGTTACCACGACTTATACCGTCACCGGTAACGATGGCAGCGGTTGTATCGCGGTTGCCCATGTCACCATCACCGTGGGTACGCAACCGACGGTCATCCTGAATACGCTGAATGCGGTCTGTACCAACAGCGCCGCTTTCGCGCTGACGACCGGAACACCAACAGGCGGCACCTACAGCGGCCCTGGTGTCAGCGCCGGGAATTTCAATCCTTCCGCTGCCGGTGCCGGTGTGCACATCATCACCTATACGGTGAACAGCGGCGGTTGCTCCGGTACCGATACCGCGACCATCCGGGTGAATGCCGCTCCGGTGGTTAGCTTTGCTGCACTTGCTCCGGCTTGTTCCAATGGAAGTGCTGTCACGCTGAGCGGTGGCTCGCCTGCCGGCGGCACGTATAGCGGAACCGGCGTCAGCGGTTCAAGCTTCAATCCGGTAACAGCCGGTACGGGAACTTTTGTACTGACGTATGCCTATACGGATAACAACGGTTGCTCCGGAAACGATACTTCCGCCATCACGGTGAATGCCGCTCCGACGGTTTCGTTGGGGAGCTTTACAGCGGTATGTCAGAATGCCGGGGTACAGACGTTGTCCGGCGGTTCGCCTGCCGGCGGCACGTACAGCGGACCTGGTGTCAGCGGAACGAGTTTCGATCCCGCTGTAGCAGGCGCTGGTAACCATACGATCACCTACGCTTACACCGATGCCGCCGGTTGCAGCAATTCCGCGACCGCCACCTGGCGCGTCAACGCTTTGCCGAACGTAACGCTGGCAACATTACCCAACGTCTGCAGCAACACCCCTGTATTGAACCTCACCGGCGGATCGCCTGCCGGTGGTACCTACAGCGGCACAGGTGTGAGTGGCAGCACCTTCAACCCTGCTGTATCGGGTAACGGTACGTTTGCCATAACCTATACGTATACCGATAACAACGGCTGTACGAATTCCGCGCAGCGGAACATCGTCGTGAATGCTGCTCCAAGCGTCACGTTCTCCACGATCAATCCGGTTTGCCTCAACGCTTCACCGGTTACCCTCACCGGCGGATCGCCTGCAGGTGGGACCTATGTGGGTACCGGTGTGAGCGGCGGACAATTCAATCCGTCGGTCGGCATCGGAACATACTCCATCCAATATCTCTATACCGATATGAACGGTTGTACCGGTTCTGCCTCTCAGAACGTCCAGGTGCGACCGCTCCCGACCGTTGCACTTGCCACCCTGCCGGCGCAGTGCAGCAACAGCGCTCCGCTCACCCTCACCGGCGGTTCTCCCGCGGGCGGTACCTATAGCGGCACTGGTGTATCCGGCGGCGCATTCGATCCGTCCGTTTCCGGTACCGGTACATTTAACATCACCTACACATACACTGATAATAACGGGTGCACGAATTCGGCACAGCGATCAATCACGGTGAACGCCGCTCCGGTTGTGAGTCTGGGTAACGACTCTACCGTTTGTAGCAGTGCTGTCGTGCAGGTAAACGCCGGCTCCGGCTTCGTGACGTACCGTTGGTCCAACGGCGCGACGACGCAATCGATCAATGTCGACAGTTCCGGCACGGGTATCGGTGTAGCGACCGTCTGGGTGACCGTTACCAACGCGGCCAACTGCAGCGCGCAGGATACCTTGCTGATCACCTTCGACGCTTGTGCGGGAATCACACCCGGCCCGGCAGTGGTCCCGGGAGTTTATGTGTTCCCGAACCCTACCACCGAAGAATTCATCATCCTGACGGGCCAGCCTGTAACCGTGACCATCTACGACGCCAACGGTAAACTGTTGTTCCGAAAGGAACAGGTCGAAGGTCGCATTGAAGCAGGCCGTGATTTCGCGCCCGGCATGTACCTGGTGGAAGTAACCAACCAGACCGCCACCAAGGTGGTGCGCGCGATCAAATCCGCACGATAA
- a CDS encoding ComF family protein, whose product MRILRLWTDLLWLLYPLRCAACERDLVEGEKAICTHCRYRLPRTHFHHFPGNVVERHFWGKIPLVAAAACFHFSKGERVQRMIHHLKYKQRPDVGVEVGAWYGRDLLQVPAFASIDLIIPVPLHPEKLRLRGYNQAACFAEGLGIGMGKTVLPDGLRKVVATSTQTRKHRFDRFRNVEHVFQAADPAGLTGRHILLVDDVITTGSTLVSCAETLLEVPGVRISIVGMAAA is encoded by the coding sequence ATGCGAATCCTTCGATTGTGGACGGACCTTCTTTGGCTTTTATATCCCCTGCGCTGCGCCGCCTGCGAACGCGACCTGGTGGAAGGGGAGAAGGCTATTTGCACGCATTGCCGGTACCGTTTGCCTCGAACGCATTTCCATCACTTTCCGGGCAATGTCGTGGAACGTCACTTCTGGGGAAAGATACCATTGGTGGCGGCTGCGGCTTGTTTTCACTTCAGCAAAGGGGAACGCGTACAGCGCATGATCCATCACCTCAAATACAAACAACGACCGGATGTAGGCGTCGAGGTAGGAGCCTGGTACGGCAGGGACTTGCTTCAGGTGCCCGCTTTCGCTTCGATCGACCTGATCATTCCGGTTCCTTTACACCCGGAGAAGCTCCGGCTGCGTGGCTACAATCAGGCGGCCTGTTTTGCGGAAGGACTCGGAATCGGCATGGGTAAGACGGTTCTGCCGGATGGCCTTCGGAAAGTGGTGGCAACCTCAACCCAAACACGCAAGCACCGATTCGATCGTTTCAGGAATGTCGAGCATGTTTTCCAGGCGGCCGACCCGGCTGGTTTGACCGGTCGGCACATCCTGCTGGTCGATGATGTCATCACGACCGGCTCCACGCTCGTGTCGTGCGCGGAGACCTTGCTCGAAGTGCCGGGTGTTCGGATCAGCATCGTCGGGATGGCCGCCGCCTGA
- a CDS encoding GAF domain-containing protein, with product MAESIKLPKSATRAERYELLLPQLKALLDAGVGPVANMANVAAALREAFGFFWVGFYLVDPAIERLVLGPFQGPVACTTIAKGKGVCGTAWAESRVIVVPDVDQFPGHIACSSDSRSEIVLPIRKQGTIVGVLDVDSDKLNDFSEVDARGLSQVLALLEECL from the coding sequence GTGGCGGAATCCATCAAACTTCCGAAGTCGGCAACCCGGGCGGAGCGGTACGAATTGCTGCTGCCGCAACTGAAGGCCTTGCTGGATGCCGGGGTCGGTCCGGTGGCCAACATGGCCAACGTTGCCGCCGCCTTACGGGAAGCATTCGGCTTCTTCTGGGTCGGCTTTTACCTGGTCGATCCTGCTATCGAACGACTCGTTCTTGGACCCTTTCAAGGCCCGGTGGCTTGTACGACCATTGCGAAAGGCAAAGGCGTTTGCGGTACCGCCTGGGCGGAGAGCCGTGTCATCGTGGTTCCGGACGTGGATCAGTTTCCCGGGCATATCGCCTGTAGCTCGGATTCGCGTTCGGAAATCGTGCTTCCGATCCGAAAGCAGGGAACGATCGTCGGCGTCCTGGATGTCGATAGTGACAAATTGAATGACTTTTCCGAAGTAGATGCACGCGGACTTTCACAGGTGCTCGCCCTGCTGGAGGAATGCTTATGA
- a CDS encoding Ig-like domain-containing protein, translating to MSRRLCCLALIALVVSSCAIQVAPQGGERDTKPPVLLRADPPDHTAGFRGNSIRLDFDEYVQLKDAASQFVVSPPLAQPPLIKARKKSILVSWDDTLREATTYTFSFGNCIVDNNEANPVADYQMVLSTGSVIDSLTVDGSVVDAYNDNPVNGALVMLYRSLPDSVPVTDLPANFSRTGSDGKFRISNVSPGKYYVLAVNDLNSNYRYDGGDERVAFTDSMIEVPVSGLRLRMFREVPESKLIRGFSIVAGKAAFAFSGPASGLQWDWITDSLYVNPYGWEWNLKQDSVTLWYRNQTADSMAIRFLQAGRIDTADFRLFKKAEKNQGISKKIIASDFATTSFVNGKQQRRMPFSVEFRVPVASIDSSRIRFSADSVPVKVPFHWDDAIHRKLSFFSEWADDRMYRVLFLPGAFTDLFGKANDSSLVEFKVRGEREYASLRFDLRQQQPGSPRLLQLVSDHGDIVREAALRQDTIVSWGFLDAGIYRVKLIDDKNENGRWDTGDLLRRVQPELVRFAPEAIPLRSNWDADLRWEEGK from the coding sequence ATGAGTCGCCGTCTATGCTGCTTAGCGCTGATCGCGCTGGTCGTTTCTTCCTGTGCGATCCAGGTTGCACCGCAAGGGGGTGAGCGTGATACGAAACCGCCCGTCTTGTTGCGTGCCGATCCGCCGGATCATACAGCCGGTTTTCGTGGTAACTCGATCCGGCTGGATTTCGATGAATACGTCCAACTGAAAGACGCTGCGAGTCAGTTCGTGGTATCGCCACCCTTAGCCCAGCCTCCCTTGATCAAGGCCCGGAAAAAAAGCATTCTCGTAAGCTGGGACGATACTTTGCGCGAAGCGACGACCTATACGTTCAGTTTCGGGAATTGCATCGTTGATAACAACGAGGCCAATCCGGTAGCCGACTACCAGATGGTGCTGAGCACGGGATCCGTTATTGATTCACTCACTGTCGATGGCTCGGTCGTAGATGCCTACAACGACAATCCCGTCAACGGCGCGCTGGTGATGCTGTATCGTTCGTTACCGGATTCGGTTCCGGTGACCGACTTGCCGGCGAATTTCTCCCGCACGGGTTCCGACGGAAAATTCAGGATCAGCAACGTATCACCGGGTAAGTACTACGTACTTGCCGTCAATGACCTGAACAGCAATTACCGGTACGATGGAGGCGATGAGCGTGTCGCTTTTACGGATTCCATGATCGAGGTTCCGGTTTCCGGGCTTCGCTTGCGCATGTTCCGCGAAGTCCCGGAATCAAAACTGATCCGCGGTTTCTCCATCGTCGCGGGAAAAGCAGCCTTTGCGTTTTCCGGTCCTGCGTCCGGTTTGCAATGGGACTGGATCACCGATAGCCTTTACGTAAATCCCTATGGCTGGGAATGGAACCTGAAACAGGATTCGGTCACGCTCTGGTACCGAAATCAGACCGCGGATTCAATGGCCATTCGATTCCTGCAAGCCGGCCGCATCGATACGGCGGACTTCCGGCTGTTCAAGAAAGCGGAAAAGAACCAGGGCATTTCCAAAAAGATCATCGCCTCGGATTTTGCGACCACTAGTTTCGTCAACGGCAAACAACAGCGCCGGATGCCGTTCTCCGTCGAGTTCCGCGTACCTGTCGCCAGCATCGATTCTTCACGCATCCGGTTCAGTGCAGATTCGGTACCGGTAAAAGTTCCCTTTCATTGGGACGATGCGATCCACCGGAAGCTGTCGTTCTTCTCGGAATGGGCGGATGACAGAATGTATCGGGTACTGTTCCTCCCGGGAGCGTTTACCGATCTGTTTGGAAAGGCGAACGATTCATCCCTTGTGGAGTTCAAAGTGCGTGGAGAACGGGAGTATGCATCGTTGCGCTTCGATCTGCGGCAGCAGCAGCCGGGAAGTCCCCGCCTGCTGCAGTTGGTGAGTGATCACGGTGACATCGTCCGGGAAGCTGCCCTTCGACAGGATACCATCGTCAGTTGGGGCTTTCTCGATGCCGGCATTTATCGCGTAAAGCTGATAGATGATAAGAATGAAAACGGTCGCTGGGACACCGGAGACCTGCTGCGCAGGGTTCAGCCGGAGTTGGTCCGGTTTGCGCCGGAAGCCATTCCGCTCCGATCCAACTGGGATGCCGACCTGCGCTGGGAGGAGGGTAAGTAA
- a CDS encoding serine hydrolase produces the protein MIQRRYLSFSLVVACLLCLPSCKVGRFFWYNFSNITDHKIFPKRDLPASTQPFRFVDAQQNDVFGRTVKVKDHSGETRALDEFLAQSPTVAFLVIRNDSLLYENYFDGYSESSTVASFSMAKSYVSALVGIAIGEGKISSEHDTVTRYLPELKGRDNWDRVTLHHLLQMSSGVKFSEGYYSPFSGAATYYYGRRLRESVRHLHTDKEPMSGFDYKSVNTQLLADILERATGRTVTDYLNEKIWQPIGMEYDASWSIDKKDGMEKAFCCINAKARDFAKFGRLYLNGGNWNGKQLVPEAWATSSVVPVDEKGAATYYNRQWWIGSKSEGDYAAIGHLGQYIYVLPKKKLIVVRLGTSRGKDEYLSIIRQVAGQF, from the coding sequence ATGATTCAGCGCCGGTATCTTTCGTTTTCCTTAGTCGTTGCCTGTCTGCTTTGCCTGCCTTCCTGTAAAGTCGGACGATTCTTCTGGTACAATTTTTCCAACATTACGGATCACAAGATCTTTCCGAAACGGGACCTGCCCGCTTCCACCCAACCCTTTCGGTTTGTCGATGCCCAACAGAACGATGTGTTCGGCCGTACGGTCAAGGTGAAGGACCATTCCGGCGAGACCAGGGCGCTCGATGAGTTCCTCGCTCAATCTCCTACTGTCGCCTTCCTGGTCATCCGGAATGACAGTTTACTTTATGAGAATTATTTTGACGGCTATTCCGAGTCATCGACCGTCGCTTCTTTTTCCATGGCCAAGTCGTATGTCTCCGCGCTCGTTGGTATCGCCATCGGAGAAGGAAAAATTTCCAGCGAACATGATACCGTGACCCGTTATCTGCCGGAACTCAAAGGCAGAGATAATTGGGACCGGGTGACCCTGCACCATCTTTTACAAATGTCGTCCGGCGTGAAGTTCAGCGAAGGGTATTACTCGCCATTCTCCGGTGCCGCGACGTATTACTATGGACGCCGCCTGCGCGAATCGGTACGGCACCTGCATACCGACAAGGAGCCGATGAGCGGCTTTGACTATAAGAGCGTGAACACGCAATTGCTGGCCGATATCCTGGAACGGGCGACGGGGCGTACGGTGACCGATTATCTCAACGAAAAGATCTGGCAGCCCATCGGTATGGAATACGACGCGAGCTGGAGCATTGATAAAAAGGACGGAATGGAAAAAGCGTTCTGTTGCATCAATGCCAAAGCCCGCGACTTCGCCAAGTTCGGTCGCCTGTATTTGAATGGCGGAAACTGGAACGGGAAACAATTGGTGCCCGAAGCGTGGGCGACCAGCTCCGTGGTGCCGGTTGATGAAAAAGGCGCTGCTACCTACTACAACCGTCAATGGTGGATCGGCAGCAAGTCGGAAGGTGATTATGCAGCCATCGGTCACCTCGGCCAATATATCTATGTGTTGCCCAAAAAGAAGTTGATCGTTGTCCGTCTCGGTACCAGCCGAGGCAAAGACGAATACCTGTCGATCATCCGGCAGGTTGCAGGACAGTTTTGA
- a CDS encoding hemerythrin domain-containing protein — translation MKRHPALITLSREHHDGLVIAQVLKSDVPAYRGMPDRPADRLDYFKARFVTALKPHFISEEQYLFPMLKGRDAGVDDLLNRLVQEHRELEAATRLAAGDPELESRLDATGQLLERHIRAEERELFQWAQEHLSESELQTLASHVSRS, via the coding sequence ATGAAACGACATCCGGCTTTGATAACGCTTTCGCGTGAACATCACGACGGCTTGGTGATCGCGCAGGTACTGAAGAGCGATGTGCCGGCTTATCGCGGAATGCCGGATCGGCCGGCGGACCGTCTGGACTACTTTAAAGCCAGGTTCGTAACCGCGCTCAAGCCCCATTTCATTTCGGAAGAACAGTACCTGTTCCCGATGCTGAAAGGACGCGACGCCGGCGTCGACGATTTGTTGAATCGCCTTGTACAGGAGCATCGTGAACTGGAAGCGGCCACGCGCCTGGCAGCCGGCGATCCGGAGTTGGAATCCCGGCTGGATGCTACCGGTCAACTCCTGGAACGGCACATTCGCGCAGAAGAACGGGAATTATTCCAATGGGCTCAGGAACACCTATCCGAAAGCGAGCTGCAGACGCTTGCGTCGCATGTCAGCAGGAGCTGA
- a CDS encoding agmatine deiminase family protein translates to MRTIVLLFTLLVLHTASAGQDHRISRAERDAFPAYRDSVRRAFRLNGIDQPPSYSVRTAAEWEEIDALVIAWTGFPDILREIVRGAQTECRVLIVCTDSTIVKNNLQSNGVPLTNIEYVVAPFNTIWCRDYGPWNVYDERNDSLYLIDWIYNRPRPKDDTVNTSLERYTSLPMYRTITTPWDLVHTGGNFMVDGMGTAFSSKLILDENPTHTEAEIDTILKRFMGINRYVLMDKLPYDQIHHIDMHLKLLDEETLLVGEYPPGIADGPQIEQNLAYVLSNYASPWGDPYRVVRIPMPPDAMGVYPNTGGDYRTYTNAVFVNRTVLLPFYDTQYDTTALRIWQEAMPGYRIVGIDCNDIIPSLGAIHCITKEIASRDPLYIAHQRIRDQPAGGSGYAVDAIIRHRSGIASATVWYRTDTLQPWLAVTMNLTNPSNNTWSCTIPAQANGSLVRYYIEATSNSGKQSTRPLPAPDAYWSFNVGVVTNLLAAQSSPGFTLFPNPASGICLFGTELAVTETVLIRTIDLTGRVVDEQTVLIPPGPAYWQLPIDGLPSGIYTVLAEWSSGSQARKLMINR, encoded by the coding sequence ATGAGAACGATCGTACTCCTGTTCACCTTATTAGTGTTGCACACCGCGTCTGCTGGTCAGGACCACCGCATCAGCAGGGCCGAACGCGACGCATTCCCCGCGTATCGTGATTCCGTCCGTCGGGCATTTCGTCTCAACGGGATTGATCAACCACCTTCCTATTCGGTTCGTACAGCAGCCGAATGGGAAGAGATCGACGCGTTGGTGATCGCCTGGACGGGATTCCCCGACATCCTGCGGGAAATCGTACGCGGAGCGCAGACCGAATGCCGCGTGCTGATCGTTTGTACCGATTCAACGATCGTGAAGAACAACCTGCAGTCGAATGGCGTACCGCTTACGAATATCGAGTACGTCGTAGCACCGTTCAATACCATTTGGTGCCGCGACTATGGTCCCTGGAATGTGTACGACGAGCGCAATGACTCGCTCTACCTGATCGACTGGATCTACAATCGACCCAGGCCGAAAGACGATACGGTCAACACCTCGCTGGAGCGCTACACATCCTTACCCATGTACCGCACCATCACCACACCCTGGGACCTGGTGCATACCGGTGGCAATTTCATGGTCGATGGAATGGGAACAGCCTTTTCGTCGAAGCTGATCCTCGACGAGAACCCCACCCATACCGAAGCGGAAATCGACACCATCCTGAAACGTTTCATGGGGATCAACCGCTATGTGTTAATGGACAAACTACCCTACGACCAGATCCATCACATCGACATGCACCTGAAACTGCTGGATGAAGAGACCTTGCTGGTCGGTGAATATCCTCCGGGCATCGCCGACGGTCCGCAGATCGAACAAAACCTGGCGTACGTATTGTCGAACTACGCGTCGCCCTGGGGCGACCCCTATCGTGTCGTCCGCATCCCCATGCCGCCGGACGCGATGGGGGTCTATCCGAATACCGGTGGTGACTACCGGACCTATACGAATGCCGTGTTTGTCAACCGAACGGTGCTCCTCCCCTTCTACGACACGCAATACGACACGACGGCACTACGCATCTGGCAGGAAGCGATGCCGGGCTACCGGATTGTCGGCATTGACTGCAACGACATCATTCCATCCCTAGGCGCGATACATTGCATCACGAAAGAGATCGCTTCCCGCGACCCTTTATACATCGCGCACCAACGAATACGCGATCAGCCGGCGGGCGGTAGCGGTTATGCGGTCGATGCCATCATCCGGCATCGCAGTGGCATTGCTTCGGCTACCGTATGGTACAGGACCGATACCCTACAACCCTGGTTGGCAGTTACGATGAACCTCACCAACCCGTCGAATAACACCTGGTCGTGTACGATTCCGGCGCAAGCAAACGGCAGCCTGGTTCGGTACTATATCGAAGCCACGAGCAATTCAGGTAAACAATCCACCCGTCCCCTACCGGCACCGGATGCCTATTGGAGTTTTAATGTCGGGGTAGTCACGAATCTGTTAGCTGCACAGAGCAGTCCCGGCTTCACACTATTCCCGAATCCCGCGTCCGGCATTTGTCTATTCGGAACGGAACTGGCTGTTACCGAAACCGTCTTGATTCGCACGATCGACCTGACAGGACGCGTGGTTGACGAGCAGACGGTACTAATTCCGCCGGGTCCTGCCTATTGGCAGCTCCCGATTGACGGATTGCCTTCCGGGATTTACACCGTGTTGGCGGAATGGTCTTCCGGATCCCAGGCACGTAAACTGATGATCAATCGCTGA
- a CDS encoding amidohydrolase: MSLRIALLQADLRWEDPTANRELLSGMIDKIRERPDLILLPEMFATGFSMLADTLAQGMDGPDVRWMQSVAERSGATVTGSLIIEENGRYYNRLLWMSPNGLSGMYDKRHLFRLAHEQDTYTAGTTRPVFRLNDFRIAPLICYDLRFPVWSRRSPAYDYDLLLYAANWPEKRGHAWRSLLPARAIENQSYVAAVNRVGADGHGMDHRGDSVVLDYRGEVISDSEPGSPSVLEATLELDPLVRFREQFAFWQDADRFRIE; this comes from the coding sequence ATGTCACTTCGCATCGCCCTGCTTCAAGCCGACCTTCGCTGGGAGGATCCTACAGCCAACCGGGAATTGTTATCCGGGATGATCGACAAGATCCGGGAGCGCCCGGATCTGATCCTGCTACCCGAGATGTTCGCTACGGGTTTCAGCATGCTGGCCGACACCCTTGCGCAAGGCATGGACGGGCCGGATGTCCGCTGGATGCAAAGCGTCGCAGAGCGCAGCGGGGCTACGGTTACAGGGAGTCTCATCATCGAAGAGAACGGACGATATTATAATCGCCTGCTGTGGATGAGTCCGAACGGCTTGTCGGGCATGTATGATAAGCGGCACTTGTTCCGGTTGGCGCATGAACAAGACACCTATACGGCTGGTACTACCCGCCCTGTTTTCCGCCTCAACGACTTTCGCATCGCGCCGCTGATCTGCTACGACCTGCGGTTCCCGGTCTGGAGTCGAAGAAGTCCGGCTTATGATTATGACTTGTTGCTTTATGCAGCCAACTGGCCGGAGAAGCGCGGACATGCATGGCGCTCCCTCTTGCCCGCCCGGGCCATCGAGAACCAGTCGTACGTTGCGGCTGTTAACCGGGTCGGAGCAGACGGCCACGGCATGGACCATCGCGGTGATTCGGTTGTACTCGATTACCGCGGAGAAGTAATATCCGACTCCGAACCGGGAAGTCCTTCGGTCTTGGAGGCCACATTGGAACTTGATCCGCTTGTACGATTCCGGGAGCAATTCGCCTTCTGGCAGGATGCCGACCGGTTCCGGATCGAATAA